The sequence CAACGACTTCGTGATCTCCTCCTTGCCCGACGGCTCCGAGGTGGCGGCCAGCCCGCACGCGGAGGTGTCCTGAGCCCTTCCCCGTCGGGGGATCGGAAGCCGTCCGCTAGGTTGGACGCATGACGAGTGACCTCCCTGACAGTCCCCTCCGGGTGGCCTCCCGGCCGTTCGGGCGGGTGCTCACGGCCATGGTGACGCCCTTCACCGCCGAGGGTGCGCTCGACCTGGACGGTGCGACGCGGTTGGCGAACTACCTGGTTGATGAGCAGGGCAACGACGCGCTGGTGGTCAACGGCACCACCGGCGAGTCGCCGACCACGACGGACGCGGAGAAGGAACGCCTGATTCAGACGGTCGTCGCGGCCGTCGGTGACCGAGCCAAGGTGGTGGCCGGGGTCGGGACCAACGACACCCGGCACACGATCGAGCTGGCCGCCGGCGCGGAGAAGGCCGGTGCACACGGTCTGCTGGTGGTGACGCCGTACTACAGCAAGCCGCCGCAGGAGGGCTTGGTGCGACACTTCACCGCGGTGGCCGATGCCGGTGGGCTGCCGGTGATGCTCTACGACATTCCACACCGTGCCGGGGTAGCGATCGAGACCGAGACGCTCGTGCGCCTGGCCGAGCACGGCCGGATCGTCGCGGTGAAGGACGCCAAGACCGACCTGACCGCCACCAGCTGGGTGACCAGCCGGACCGGTATGGCCTTCTACAGCGGCGAGGATTCACTCACCCTGCCCGCGCTGGCGGTCGGGGCGGTCGGAGTGGTTGGCACGTCAACCCACTTCACCGGGGCGCGGACCCAGGAGATGATCCGGGCGTTCGACGCGGGGGACAACACCACGGCGCTCGCCCTGCACCGCCAGCTGCTGCCGCTGTACACGGGCATTTTCCGGACTCAGGGCGTGATCCTGGTCAAGGCCGGCCTGGCGGCGAAGGGACTCCCCGCTGGCCCGGTCCGTTCCCCGCTGGTCGACGCGACCGTCGACCAGCTTGCCCAGCTCCGCGTCGACTGCGCGGCGGCGGGCCTGGACCTCCCTGAATGAACGAACGACACGACGGACGCCGGGTGACGGCGTCGCAGAATGAGGTGAACGCGTGACCGAGGCGCGGATCGAGACAGAACTGCCGCCACCGCTGCCCGAGGGCGGGCTGCGGATCATCCCGCTGGGCGGGCTCGGCGCCATCGGTCGGAACATGACCGTCTTCGAGTACAACGGGAAGTTGCTGGTCGTTGACTGCGGCGTGCTCTTCCCGGACGTGGAGCAGCCGGGCGTGGACCTCATCCTGCCCGACTTCGCCCCGATCCTGGACCGTCTCGACGACGTGCAGGCGATCGTGCTCACCCACGGCCACGAGGACCACATCGGCGCGGTGCCGTACCTGCTCGCCCACAAGCCGGACATCCCGCTGGTCGGCTCGGAGTTCACCCTCGCCCTGGTTGAGGCGAAGCTCGCCGAGCGGCGGATCCAGCCGTACACGCTGACGGTGCGGGAGGGCGGTCGGGAGCAGCTGGGCCCCTTCGAGTGCGAGTTCTTCGCGGTCAACCACTCGATCCCGGACGCGCTCGCCGTGGCCCTCCGTACCCCGGCCGGTCTGGTGTTGCACACC comes from Salinispora tropica CNB-440 and encodes:
- the dapA gene encoding 4-hydroxy-tetrahydrodipicolinate synthase, producing the protein MTSDLPDSPLRVASRPFGRVLTAMVTPFTAEGALDLDGATRLANYLVDEQGNDALVVNGTTGESPTTTDAEKERLIQTVVAAVGDRAKVVAGVGTNDTRHTIELAAGAEKAGAHGLLVVTPYYSKPPQEGLVRHFTAVADAGGLPVMLYDIPHRAGVAIETETLVRLAEHGRIVAVKDAKTDLTATSWVTSRTGMAFYSGEDSLTLPALAVGAVGVVGTSTHFTGARTQEMIRAFDAGDNTTALALHRQLLPLYTGIFRTQGVILVKAGLAAKGLPAGPVRSPLVDATVDQLAQLRVDCAAAGLDLPE